From Stenotrophomonas maltophilia, a single genomic window includes:
- a CDS encoding exodeoxyribonuclease III — MRIISFNANGIRSAATKGFLDWFRAQDADVLCIQETKAQEDQLTDPMFRPDGHHCFYRDAITKKGYSGVAIYSKREPDQVITSLGWAPFDDEGRYIEARYGNLSVVSFYIPSGSSGDLRQGFKFEVMEWLRPILEEWARSGRDYVLCGDWNIVRSALDIKNWKSNQKNSGCLPEERDWLNALCADHGQATDVAAGRGWADAYRLLNPTGEDYTWWSNRGAARANNVGWRIDYQFITPGLRDRLRSCSIYRDERFSDHAPFIVDYDL, encoded by the coding sequence ATGCGCATCATCAGTTTCAATGCCAATGGCATCCGTTCCGCCGCAACCAAGGGCTTCCTCGATTGGTTCCGGGCCCAGGACGCCGACGTCCTGTGCATCCAGGAGACCAAGGCCCAAGAAGACCAGCTGACCGACCCGATGTTCCGCCCGGACGGCCACCACTGCTTCTACCGCGACGCCATCACCAAGAAGGGCTACAGCGGCGTGGCGATCTACAGCAAGCGCGAGCCGGACCAGGTCATCACCTCGCTGGGCTGGGCCCCGTTCGACGACGAAGGCCGCTACATCGAGGCGCGCTACGGCAACCTCAGCGTGGTCTCCTTCTATATCCCGTCCGGCAGCTCGGGCGACCTGCGCCAGGGTTTCAAGTTCGAAGTGATGGAATGGCTGCGGCCGATCCTCGAGGAATGGGCGCGCAGCGGCCGCGACTACGTGCTGTGCGGCGACTGGAACATCGTGCGTTCGGCGCTGGACATCAAGAACTGGAAGTCCAACCAGAAGAACTCCGGCTGCCTGCCGGAAGAGCGCGACTGGCTCAACGCCCTGTGCGCCGACCACGGCCAGGCCACAGATGTCGCCGCCGGCCGCGGCTGGGCCGATGCCTACCGCCTGCTCAACCCCACCGGCGAGGACTACACCTGGTGGAGCAACCGCGGCGCCGCCCGCGCCAACAACGTCGGCTGGCGCATCGACTACCAGTTCATCACCCCGGGCCTGCGTGACCGCCTGCGCAGCTGCTCGATCTATCGCGACGAGCGCTTCTCCGACCACGCGCCGTTCATCGTGGACTACGACCTGTGA
- the kdpA gene encoding potassium-transporting ATPase subunit KdpA — MTEMLVIIAASLLLAWPLGLYLARVMRGAPMKVDVLFHWIEKPLYKVFGVDPSRSMSWRGYALAFVLSNVVVAVLTQAVFMTQAWLPLNPDQIPNMRWDTALHTMISFLTNTNQQHYSGQAQLSYLSQMTGITGLQVVTPMMGLALAVATLRALFSRAPQAAAATGTGDDRQVAVGNYYVDVVRLCVRFLLPLCLVWTLLLTSQGVPSTLAGGPQATPIDASAGMAGQKLPLGPVAAMVAAKQLGANGGGWYGPNSSFPLENPTPLSNALEVVGILLIPMAVIFMIGAFTGRRRFGALVFSCMLGMSLLSTGAMMWSEGHSASAATPLLMEGKEVRFGADGTALWAAVTTQVSNGSVNGMHDSLAPLSGGIAMVNMLVSAIWGGIGCGLQQFIVYLLLGVFLAGLMTGRTPELFGRKLETPQVRLLALLVLLQPITLLVFTAITMAVPGLAGTSNPGFHGISQVFYEYVSAYANNGSGFEGLGDATLWWNLSCSLVLLLGRFPLLIIPLVVAAQLAAKRQAPESAGSLQIETPTFALTLVSVIVILTVLQFMPALVLGPIADHLSLGLH; from the coding sequence ATGACTGAGATGCTTGTCATTATTGCTGCCAGCCTGCTGCTGGCGTGGCCGCTGGGCCTGTACCTGGCGCGCGTGATGCGCGGTGCGCCGATGAAGGTCGACGTGCTGTTCCACTGGATCGAAAAGCCGCTGTACAAGGTATTCGGCGTCGATCCGTCGCGTTCGATGTCCTGGCGCGGCTATGCGCTGGCCTTCGTGCTGAGCAACGTGGTGGTCGCGGTGCTGACCCAGGCGGTGTTCATGACCCAGGCCTGGTTGCCGTTGAACCCGGACCAGATCCCGAACATGCGCTGGGACACCGCGCTGCACACGATGATCTCGTTCCTGACCAACACCAACCAGCAGCACTACTCGGGCCAGGCGCAGCTGTCCTATCTCTCGCAGATGACCGGCATCACCGGCCTGCAGGTGGTGACGCCGATGATGGGGCTGGCGTTGGCCGTGGCGACGCTGCGCGCGTTGTTCTCGCGTGCGCCGCAGGCTGCGGCGGCGACCGGTACCGGCGATGACCGCCAGGTGGCGGTGGGCAACTACTATGTGGACGTGGTGCGCCTGTGCGTGCGCTTCCTGCTGCCGCTGTGCCTGGTCTGGACCCTGCTGCTGACCAGCCAGGGCGTACCGTCGACCCTGGCCGGCGGCCCGCAGGCCACGCCGATCGATGCCAGCGCCGGCATGGCCGGGCAGAAACTGCCGCTGGGCCCGGTCGCGGCGATGGTCGCGGCCAAGCAGCTGGGCGCCAACGGTGGCGGCTGGTATGGCCCGAACAGCAGCTTCCCGCTGGAGAACCCGACCCCGCTGTCGAACGCGCTGGAGGTCGTCGGCATCCTGCTGATACCGATGGCGGTGATCTTCATGATCGGTGCCTTCACCGGCCGCCGCCGCTTCGGCGCCCTGGTGTTCAGCTGCATGCTCGGCATGTCGCTGCTGTCGACCGGCGCGATGATGTGGAGCGAAGGCCATAGCGCCAGCGCCGCCACCCCGCTGCTGATGGAAGGCAAGGAGGTGCGCTTCGGCGCCGATGGCACCGCGCTGTGGGCGGCGGTGACCACCCAGGTCTCCAACGGCTCGGTGAACGGCATGCACGATTCGCTGGCGCCGCTGAGCGGTGGCATCGCGATGGTCAACATGCTGGTCAGCGCGATCTGGGGCGGCATCGGCTGCGGCCTGCAGCAGTTCATCGTCTACCTGCTGCTGGGCGTGTTCCTGGCCGGGTTGATGACCGGGCGTACGCCGGAACTGTTCGGCCGCAAGCTGGAGACACCGCAGGTGCGCCTGCTGGCCCTGCTGGTGCTGCTGCAGCCGATCACCCTGCTGGTGTTCACCGCGATCACCATGGCCGTGCCCGGCCTGGCCGGCACCTCCAACCCCGGCTTCCATGGCATCAGCCAGGTCTTCTACGAGTATGTCTCGGCCTATGCCAACAACGGTTCGGGCTTCGAAGGCCTGGGTGACGCCACGCTGTGGTGGAACCTGAGCTGCTCGCTGGTACTGCTGCTGGGCCGCTTCCCGCTGCTGATCATTCCGCTGGTGGTGGCCGCACAGCTGGCTGCCAAGCGCCAGGCGCCGGAATCTGCCGGCAGCCTGCAGATCGAAACCCCGACCTTCGCCCTGACCCTGGTCTCGGTGATCGTCATCCTGACCGTGCTGCAGTTCATGCCGGCGCTGGTACTCGGCCCGATCGCCGACCACCTGAGCCTGGGACTGCACTGA
- a CDS encoding sensor histidine kinase, which yields MTDARTRQADALVEGLQREAGGKLTVFLGAAPGVGKTYTMLARAQEQLRRGVDLVVGLVETHGRADTQALLEGLPQLPLKEVAYHGHTLQEMDLDAVLARHPALVLVDELAHRNAPGSRHERRWQDVMELLDAGIDVWTTVNIQHLESLNDVVMRITGVRVSETVPDGVLDRLHDIVLVDLPPRELIARLQQGKVYVPEQATQALQAFFSPANLTALRELAMQEAADRVDSSLRETRAARGEGNLPLRRGVLVAIDGGGQSEYLVRVARRIAERRDAPWTVVTVQGRRQDDATRREIDAAFALARRLGGDAELLHGSSIADALLDHAAHNGVSTLVLGRTRERPLARMFNRTLTQQLIQRGAHYEITIISTPQARARSRREGLMAPVRGFSHEPVQALIATALACVVAWLAERWVGMADLSMVFIVAVVLVAARTRASVAVMAAILCFLAYNFLFIAPRFTFAIGARQGVITVFLFLAAALVAGRLASRLRMQVIALRAANRHARARQQLGRQLASAAGNGEVAQAGRHALEQAMDVPAWLRIGTDTAAGGRSQPGDTDLAAADWALRHGQPSGRFTDTLAGAQWWFLPLLDGEDHAIGVAGLYLPGAQARLLPEQRQLAEAMVDDIAQAALRTRLVAELEQAHVSNETERLRSALLSSVSHDLRSPLAAMIGSADSLASYGAAMDTTDRRALLDTILVEGERLDRYIQNLLDMTRLGHEGLKINRDWIGVDELIGSAARRLQRYQPKVRLELDIPSTLAPIWVHPALVEQAVFNVMENAAKFSPPDAAVQVQARELDGQLRIDVIDAGPGIPDDERARIFDMFYSVERGDRGRHGTGLGLTICQGMIGAHGGSVQALPGRDGRGTLIRITLPLLKPASHDEPDPD from the coding sequence ATGACTGATGCACGTACCCGCCAGGCCGATGCCCTGGTCGAAGGCCTGCAACGCGAAGCCGGCGGCAAGCTGACGGTGTTCCTCGGCGCGGCGCCGGGCGTGGGCAAGACCTACACCATGCTGGCCCGCGCGCAGGAACAGCTGCGTCGCGGCGTCGACCTGGTGGTGGGCCTGGTGGAAACCCATGGCCGCGCCGATACCCAGGCGTTGCTGGAAGGCCTGCCGCAGCTGCCGCTGAAGGAAGTGGCCTACCACGGCCACACCCTGCAGGAGATGGACCTGGACGCCGTGCTGGCCCGGCATCCAGCACTGGTGCTGGTAGACGAACTGGCCCATCGCAACGCGCCGGGCAGCCGCCACGAGCGGCGCTGGCAGGATGTGATGGAACTGCTGGACGCCGGCATCGATGTCTGGACCACGGTCAACATCCAGCACCTGGAAAGCCTCAACGATGTGGTGATGCGCATCACCGGCGTGCGTGTGAGCGAGACCGTGCCGGACGGCGTGCTCGACCGCCTGCATGACATCGTGCTGGTCGACCTGCCGCCGCGCGAACTGATCGCGCGCCTGCAGCAGGGCAAGGTCTATGTGCCCGAGCAGGCCACGCAGGCGCTGCAGGCGTTCTTCTCGCCGGCCAACCTGACCGCCCTGCGCGAACTGGCAATGCAGGAAGCCGCCGACCGCGTCGACAGCAGCCTGCGCGAAACCCGCGCCGCACGTGGTGAAGGCAACCTGCCACTGCGCCGCGGCGTGCTGGTGGCCATCGATGGCGGTGGCCAGAGCGAGTACCTGGTGCGGGTGGCACGGCGCATCGCCGAGCGCCGCGATGCGCCGTGGACGGTGGTGACCGTGCAGGGACGCCGCCAGGATGACGCGACCCGCCGCGAGATCGATGCGGCCTTCGCACTGGCGCGGCGCCTGGGCGGTGATGCTGAACTGCTGCATGGATCGAGCATCGCCGATGCCCTGCTCGACCATGCCGCGCACAATGGCGTGTCGACCCTGGTGCTGGGCCGCACCCGCGAGCGACCGCTGGCGCGGATGTTCAACCGCACCCTGACCCAGCAGTTGATCCAGCGCGGCGCGCATTACGAGATCACCATCATCAGCACGCCGCAGGCACGTGCACGCTCGCGCCGCGAGGGGCTGATGGCACCGGTGCGTGGCTTCAGCCACGAGCCGGTGCAGGCACTGATCGCCACGGCGCTGGCCTGCGTGGTGGCCTGGCTGGCCGAGCGTTGGGTGGGCATGGCCGACCTGTCGATGGTGTTCATCGTCGCGGTGGTGCTGGTGGCCGCACGCACGCGTGCCAGCGTGGCGGTGATGGCGGCGATCCTGTGCTTCCTCGCCTACAACTTCCTGTTCATCGCGCCGCGCTTCACCTTTGCCATCGGTGCGCGCCAGGGTGTGATCACCGTCTTCCTGTTCCTGGCCGCCGCCCTGGTGGCCGGACGCCTGGCCTCGCGGCTGCGCATGCAGGTGATCGCGCTGCGCGCGGCCAACCGCCATGCGCGCGCGCGCCAGCAGCTGGGCCGGCAGCTGGCCAGCGCCGCCGGCAACGGCGAGGTGGCACAGGCCGGCCGGCATGCGCTGGAACAGGCCATGGATGTGCCGGCGTGGCTGCGGATCGGCACCGATACCGCGGCCGGGGGCCGCAGCCAGCCCGGCGACACCGATCTGGCCGCCGCCGACTGGGCGCTGCGCCACGGCCAGCCCAGTGGACGCTTCACCGACACCCTCGCAGGGGCGCAATGGTGGTTCCTGCCGCTGCTGGATGGCGAAGACCATGCGATCGGCGTGGCCGGCCTGTACCTGCCAGGCGCGCAGGCACGCCTGCTGCCCGAGCAGCGGCAGCTGGCCGAAGCGATGGTCGACGACATCGCCCAGGCCGCGCTGCGCACGCGATTGGTGGCAGAGCTGGAGCAGGCCCATGTGAGCAACGAGACCGAACGGTTGCGCTCGGCCCTGCTCTCTTCGGTGTCGCATGACCTGCGCTCGCCACTGGCGGCGATGATCGGTTCGGCCGACAGCCTGGCCAGCTATGGCGCGGCGATGGACACGACCGATCGCCGTGCCCTGCTCGATACCATCCTGGTCGAAGGCGAGCGCCTGGACCGCTACATCCAGAACCTGCTGGACATGACCCGGCTCGGCCACGAAGGGCTGAAGATCAACCGCGACTGGATCGGCGTGGATGAACTGATCGGCTCGGCGGCGCGGCGCCTGCAGCGCTACCAGCCCAAGGTGCGGCTGGAGCTGGACATTCCGTCCACGCTGGCACCGATCTGGGTGCACCCGGCGCTGGTGGAACAGGCCGTGTTCAACGTGATGGAGAACGCCGCCAAGTTCTCGCCGCCGGATGCCGCCGTGCAGGTGCAGGCGCGCGAGCTGGATGGCCAGCTGCGCATCGACGTGATCGATGCCGGCCCCGGCATTCCCGACGACGAGCGCGCGCGCATCTTCGACATGTTCTACAGCGTCGAGCGCGGCGACCGTGGCCGCCACGGCACCGGCCTGGGCCTGACCATCTGCCAGGGCATGATCGGCGCGCATGGCGGCAGCGTGCAGGCGCTGCCCGGACGCGACGGTCGCGGTACCCTGATCCGCATCACCCTGCCCCTGCTCAAGCCAGCCTCCCACGATGAGCCCGACCCCGATTGA
- a CDS encoding AmpG family muropeptide MFS transporter, with product MTEAATPVSYKGWAGIKRAFGTPSALTMAMLGFGSGLPFLLIASQTLSTRLRDVGLDLGSIGLISLASFFYLLKFLWAPLLDRYAFPLLGGLGRRRSWLLVSQALVLVGLVALAFVRPEQGVWPLVAWVLVASFAGATQDSAVDAYRIEIAPQAAQAALAATYTLGYRIGLILAGAGALYLAQFEGWIVAYLAMAALMLLPIVTTLLCAEPERPATTVQRRIDVAEAFVQPITSFFSRNGVALALVLLAFVGLFKFPDQVIGVMAGPFYLDSGFDKADIATVSKLFGVWMGIGGAFLGGIAVAAFGFRRMLLVAALGVALSNLAFLLMAHNPGKLWAFYAALSADNLFQGFAGTVLVAFMSSLTDRNFTATQYALLVSLANLPGKFVGGVSGYIVEATSYSTFFILSSVTVVPTLLLLAWLWPRIVDRGPPPVA from the coding sequence GTGACCGAGGCCGCCACGCCGGTCAGCTACAAGGGCTGGGCAGGCATCAAGCGCGCCTTCGGCACTCCGTCGGCGCTGACCATGGCCATGCTCGGCTTCGGCAGCGGCCTGCCGTTCCTGCTGATCGCCTCGCAGACCCTGTCTACGCGCCTGCGCGACGTCGGCCTGGACCTGGGCAGCATCGGCCTGATCAGCCTGGCCAGCTTCTTCTACCTGCTGAAGTTCCTGTGGGCGCCCCTGCTGGATCGCTATGCCTTCCCGCTGCTCGGTGGGCTTGGCCGCCGCCGCTCGTGGCTGCTGGTGTCGCAGGCGCTGGTCCTGGTCGGCCTGGTCGCGCTGGCCTTCGTGCGCCCCGAGCAGGGCGTCTGGCCGCTGGTGGCCTGGGTGCTGGTGGCCTCGTTCGCCGGCGCCACCCAGGACTCGGCCGTCGACGCCTACCGCATCGAGATCGCACCGCAGGCGGCGCAGGCCGCGCTGGCGGCCACCTATACGCTGGGTTACCGGATCGGCCTGATCCTGGCCGGTGCCGGCGCGCTGTACCTGGCCCAGTTCGAAGGCTGGATCGTGGCCTATCTGGCCATGGCGGCGCTGATGCTGCTGCCGATCGTCACCACGCTGCTGTGCGCCGAACCGGAACGTCCGGCCACGACCGTGCAGCGCCGCATCGATGTCGCCGAGGCGTTCGTCCAGCCCATCACCAGCTTCTTCAGCCGCAACGGCGTGGCGCTGGCGCTGGTGCTGCTGGCCTTCGTCGGGCTGTTCAAGTTCCCGGACCAGGTCATCGGCGTGATGGCCGGGCCGTTCTACCTCGACTCCGGGTTCGACAAGGCCGACATCGCGACCGTCTCCAAGCTGTTCGGTGTGTGGATGGGCATCGGTGGCGCCTTCCTGGGCGGCATCGCGGTGGCCGCGTTCGGTTTCCGCCGCATGCTGCTGGTGGCCGCGCTGGGCGTGGCGCTGTCCAACCTTGCGTTCCTGCTGATGGCGCACAACCCGGGCAAGCTGTGGGCGTTCTATGCCGCGCTCAGCGCCGACAACCTGTTCCAGGGCTTTGCCGGCACCGTGCTGGTGGCCTTCATGTCGTCGCTGACCGACCGCAACTTCACTGCCACCCAGTACGCGCTGCTGGTCTCGCTGGCCAACCTGCCCGGCAAGTTCGTCGGTGGCGTTTCCGGCTATATCGTTGAAGCCACCTCCTACAGCACGTTCTTCATCCTCAGCTCGGTCACCGTGGTGCCGACCCTGCTGCTGCTGGCCTGGTTGTGGCCGCGGATCGTGGATCGCGGGCCCCCGCCGGTCGCCTGA
- the pyrE gene encoding orotate phosphoribosyltransferase has product MSDHRHRFLQLALTADALRFGQFTLKSGRLSPYFFNAGRFDSGSLLSQLGACYADAIDATGIKYDVVFGPAYKGIPLATAMACELAQRGRDLPLSFNRKEAKDHGEGGQLIGADMNGKRVLIVDDVITAGTAIREALGIIRAAGGTPAGIVVALDRQEIASESDRRSAAQSVAEEAGIPVIAVASLADLLDFASGNPELVGYRQPLEAYRAQYGVRSTR; this is encoded by the coding sequence ATGAGCGACCACCGCCACCGTTTCCTGCAGCTGGCCCTGACCGCCGACGCCCTGCGCTTCGGCCAGTTCACCCTCAAGTCCGGCCGGCTGAGCCCCTATTTCTTCAACGCCGGTCGTTTCGACTCCGGTTCGCTGCTGTCGCAGCTCGGCGCCTGCTACGCCGATGCCATCGACGCCACCGGGATCAAGTACGACGTGGTGTTCGGCCCGGCCTACAAGGGCATTCCGCTGGCCACCGCGATGGCCTGCGAGCTGGCCCAGCGCGGCCGCGACCTGCCGCTGTCGTTCAACCGCAAGGAAGCCAAGGACCATGGTGAAGGCGGCCAGCTGATCGGCGCCGACATGAATGGCAAGCGCGTGCTGATCGTCGACGACGTGATCACCGCCGGTACCGCGATCCGCGAAGCACTGGGCATCATCCGCGCCGCCGGTGGCACGCCGGCCGGCATCGTGGTGGCGCTGGACCGCCAGGAGATCGCCTCGGAATCCGACCGCCGCTCCGCCGCGCAGTCGGTGGCCGAAGAGGCCGGCATTCCGGTGATCGCCGTGGCGTCGCTGGCTGACCTGCTTGATTTCGCCTCCGGCAACCCGGAACTTGTGGGTTACCGGCAGCCGCTGGAAGCCTACCGGGCCCAGTACGGCGTCCGTTCGACCCGCTGA
- the kdpB gene encoding potassium-transporting ATPase subunit KdpB produces MSSHASSTRSTHASRPALLDGAGLRRALVEAVRKLSPMHLVRSPVMAVVMAGTIVAAIVTLTGNAPLGFGLAVTAILLVTVLFGNFAEAVAEARGRGQAASLRRARQDLVARRLVAPQPGAAEAQVPAAELRPGDHVIVSAGELVPADGEIVQGLATINEAAVTGESAPVLREAGTDRSGVIGGTKVLSDQIIVRVTAEPGHSFLDRMIALVEGANRQKTPNEVALTLLLAAMTLTFLVVVATLPAIGAAVGVKVDPLLLIALLVCLIPTTIGGLLPAIGIAGMNRALAANVLAKSGKAVEVAGDVDVLLLDKTGTITYGDRQASHFHPLAGIDASQLREAALLSSLADPTPEGKSIVRLAREQGCATAEPDHADYLAFSAQTRMSGVDLEHGRQIRKGALDAIRNHVQALGGTVPAELAGRVEQVARNGATPLVVAEGRHVLGVIELSDVVKHGMREKFAQLRAMGIRTVMITGDNPLTAAAIAAEAGVDDYIAEARPEDKLARIRQEQAGGRLVAMVGDGTNDAPALAQADIGLAMNSGTQAAKEAGNMVDLDSDPAKLLAVVEVGKQQLITRGALTTFSLANDVSKYFAILPALFAAAVPTMAALNVMQLSSPRNAVLAALIFNALVIPALIPLALRGVRFRPATATALLRRNMLVYGLGGVLLPFAAIKLIDLLLVLVFGA; encoded by the coding sequence ATGAGTAGTCATGCAAGTTCAACCCGTAGTACCCATGCATCGCGCCCTGCCCTGCTTGATGGCGCCGGCCTGCGCCGTGCACTGGTCGAAGCGGTGCGCAAGCTGTCGCCGATGCATCTGGTACGCAGCCCGGTGATGGCGGTGGTGATGGCCGGCACGATCGTCGCCGCCATCGTCACCCTGACCGGCAATGCGCCGCTGGGCTTCGGCCTGGCGGTGACCGCGATCCTGCTGGTGACCGTGCTGTTCGGCAATTTCGCCGAAGCCGTGGCCGAGGCACGTGGCCGCGGCCAGGCCGCCTCGCTGCGCCGGGCCCGCCAGGACCTGGTGGCGCGTCGGCTGGTGGCGCCGCAGCCGGGCGCCGCAGAAGCCCAGGTGCCGGCCGCCGAGCTGCGCCCGGGCGACCATGTGATCGTCAGTGCCGGTGAACTGGTGCCGGCCGATGGCGAGATCGTGCAGGGCCTGGCCACCATCAACGAAGCGGCGGTGACCGGCGAATCGGCACCGGTACTGCGCGAGGCCGGCACCGACCGTTCCGGCGTGATCGGCGGCACCAAGGTGCTGTCCGACCAGATCATCGTGCGGGTGACCGCCGAACCGGGCCACAGCTTCCTGGACCGGATGATCGCGCTGGTGGAAGGCGCCAACCGGCAGAAGACCCCGAACGAGGTTGCGCTGACCCTGCTGCTGGCGGCGATGACGCTCACCTTCCTGGTAGTGGTGGCGACGCTGCCGGCGATCGGTGCTGCGGTCGGCGTCAAGGTCGATCCGCTGCTGCTGATCGCGCTGCTGGTGTGCCTGATCCCGACCACCATCGGCGGCCTCCTGCCGGCCATTGGTATTGCCGGCATGAACCGTGCACTGGCCGCCAACGTGCTGGCCAAGTCGGGCAAGGCGGTGGAAGTGGCCGGCGACGTCGACGTGCTGCTGCTGGACAAGACCGGCACCATCACCTACGGCGACCGCCAGGCCAGCCACTTCCATCCGTTGGCCGGCATCGACGCCAGCCAGCTGCGTGAAGCGGCACTGCTGTCCTCGCTGGCCGACCCGACGCCGGAAGGCAAGTCGATCGTGCGCCTGGCCCGCGAGCAGGGTTGCGCCACCGCCGAGCCGGACCATGCCGACTATCTGGCCTTCAGTGCGCAGACCCGCATGTCCGGCGTGGACCTGGAACATGGCCGGCAGATCCGCAAGGGCGCACTGGATGCGATCCGCAACCATGTGCAGGCGCTGGGTGGCACGGTGCCGGCCGAGCTGGCCGGTCGTGTCGAACAGGTGGCGCGCAATGGTGCCACCCCGCTGGTGGTGGCCGAGGGCCGCCACGTACTGGGCGTGATCGAGCTGTCGGACGTGGTCAAGCACGGCATGCGCGAGAAGTTCGCGCAGCTGCGCGCGATGGGCATCCGCACGGTGATGATCACCGGCGACAACCCGCTGACCGCCGCCGCCATTGCTGCCGAGGCCGGCGTCGACGATTACATCGCCGAGGCACGCCCGGAAGACAAGCTGGCGCGCATCCGCCAGGAGCAGGCCGGCGGCCGCCTGGTGGCGATGGTGGGCGATGGCACCAATGACGCCCCCGCGCTGGCGCAGGCCGACATCGGCCTGGCGATGAACTCCGGCACGCAGGCGGCGAAGGAGGCCGGCAACATGGTCGACCTCGATTCGGACCCGGCCAAGCTGCTGGCGGTGGTGGAAGTGGGCAAGCAGCAGCTGATCACCCGCGGCGCGCTGACCACCTTCTCGCTGGCCAACGACGTCTCCAAGTACTTCGCGATCCTGCCGGCGCTGTTCGCCGCTGCGGTGCCGACCATGGCCGCCTTGAACGTGATGCAGCTGTCGAGCCCGCGCAACGCGGTGCTGGCGGCGCTGATCTTCAACGCGCTGGTGATTCCCGCACTGATCCCGCTCGCCCTGCGCGGCGTGCGCTTCCGCCCGGCCACGGCCACCGCGCTGCTGCGCCGGAACATGCTGGTGTACGGCCTCGGCGGCGTGCTGCTGCCGTTCGCGGCGATCAAGCTGATCGACCTCCTTCTTGTCCTGGTATTCGGCGCATGA
- the kdpC gene encoding potassium-transporting ATPase subunit KdpC — MNRSASTSSSLSREAKAEARVAGLQDGASWRPAIGLGLATLLLAGAVYAGIATGFAGLAYPTQAEGSLLRDGSGQVRGSAWLSQPFTGDGYFQARPSAANYDPMAAAGSNMARSNPALAERVAASTAAVAAREGVAPAQVPADLVTQSAGGLDPQLSPEAAQLQVARVARARGLPVERVQALVQAHTEGRQWGLFGQPRVNVVTLNFALDHAAKAP; from the coding sequence ATGAACCGTTCTGCTTCCACCTCATCTTCCCTGTCCCGCGAAGCCAAGGCCGAGGCCCGCGTAGCCGGCTTGCAGGATGGCGCCAGCTGGCGCCCGGCCATCGGCCTGGGCCTGGCCACGCTGTTGCTGGCCGGCGCGGTCTACGCCGGCATCGCCACCGGTTTCGCCGGCCTGGCCTACCCGACCCAGGCCGAAGGCAGCCTGCTGCGTGATGGCAGCGGCCAGGTACGCGGCTCGGCATGGCTGTCGCAGCCGTTCACCGGCGACGGCTACTTCCAGGCCCGCCCGTCGGCCGCCAACTACGATCCGATGGCTGCAGCGGGCTCCAACATGGCGCGCAGCAACCCGGCGCTGGCCGAACGCGTAGCCGCCAGCACCGCGGCGGTGGCCGCACGCGAAGGCGTAGCGCCGGCGCAGGTACCGGCGGACCTGGTCACCCAGTCTGCAGGCGGCCTGGATCCGCAGCTGTCGCCAGAGGCGGCGCAGCTGCAGGTGGCGCGCGTGGCACGTGCCCGTGGCCTGCCGGTGGAACGCGTGCAGGCGCTGGTGCAAGCGCATACCGAAGGTCGCCAGTGGGGCCTGTTCGGCCAGCCACGGGTGAACGTGGTGACGCTGAACTTCGCGCTGGACCACGCCGCCAAGGCGCCGTGA
- a CDS encoding potassium-transporting ATPase subunit F — protein sequence MSPWLSLLCGVLVLVAAAYLLYVVLRPESF from the coding sequence ATGTCCCCCTGGCTGTCGTTGTTGTGTGGCGTGCTGGTGCTGGTCGCCGCCGCCTATCTTCTCTATGTCGTGCTTCGGCCCGAGTCGTTCTGA